The following proteins come from a genomic window of Methanocella conradii HZ254:
- a CDS encoding sensor histidine kinase, whose translation MADMKLSDKGEEAKNRADFYIDLLCHDINNMNQAALGYLELASDMLSQGKYDPALLAKPIEILKNGSQLVESVRKIQKANFGGQQLEKLDLGALLKGVISQYSSVPGRDVSIIYEPAEGGMVMASELLKDVFSNLIGNSIKHSSGPLNINISLSEVVEANRAYYRVDISDDGPGIPDELKKTIFDHFSGGAWKPEYKGLGLYIVKALVNSFNGSVWVEDRVPGDHTRGARFVVLLPAAKKGSA comes from the coding sequence ATGGCTGATATGAAGCTGAGCGATAAAGGCGAAGAAGCGAAAAATAGGGCAGATTTTTATATCGACCTGCTCTGCCATGACATCAATAACATGAACCAGGCTGCTCTGGGCTACCTCGAGCTTGCCAGCGACATGTTGAGTCAGGGGAAATACGACCCCGCCTTACTGGCAAAACCCATCGAAATCCTGAAGAATGGCTCACAATTGGTTGAGAGCGTGAGGAAGATTCAAAAGGCTAATTTCGGAGGGCAACAGCTCGAAAAGCTGGACCTGGGCGCTCTGCTGAAGGGGGTCATATCGCAGTATTCCTCGGTGCCGGGCAGGGACGTCTCCATTATTTATGAGCCTGCCGAGGGAGGCATGGTCATGGCCAGCGAGCTGCTTAAAGACGTTTTTTCAAACCTGATAGGCAACTCTATCAAGCATTCCTCAGGCCCCCTTAACATAAATATCAGCCTGTCCGAAGTCGTAGAGGCCAATAGGGCCTATTACCGGGTGGACATCAGCGATGACGGCCCGGGCATACCTGACGAGTTAAAGAAGACCATTTTCGACCATTTTTCAGGCGGCGCCTGGAAGCCCGAGTACAAAGGCCTCGGCCTTTATATCGTAAAAGCGCTGGTAAACAGTTTTAATGGATCCGTATGGGTGGAAGACCGGGTGCCGGGAGACCATACCAGGGGCGCCAGGTTCGTGGTCTTGCTACCGGCGGCTAAAAAGGGCTCGGCTTGA
- a CDS encoding beta-ribofuranosylaminobenzene 5'-phosphate synthase, protein MNVRITTPSRLHFGLIDFNGNLGRIDGGSGVAINNPRNVLSIKSAKEFHVNGSSPGSIEKIVKDICDRLGKPLPDLEITIEEEIPAHAGFGSKTQMCLALAYAVCKEYDIQYNGVEALARLVGRGGTSGIGVRAFDKGGFILDCGHSFGKGKEKDSCLPSSASKAKPAPMVLRCDIPEDWRFILAMPLNDEGSHGQSEVDIFQSSFPLDEAEIGRVCRVILMQMVPGILEKDIETFGAAINRLQEIGFKKVEVKLKSPLVPGLLKVMNEAGSYGSGMSSFGPTVYGLTDNNKSARDIQKAVSGYLDDLGIAHKCWIAEPNNHGMWVKRIASEKEATMPIPVPGEQT, encoded by the coding sequence ATGAATGTGAGGATAACAACGCCTTCGCGCCTACATTTCGGGTTGATAGACTTCAACGGGAATCTGGGCCGCATAGACGGCGGCTCCGGCGTAGCCATAAACAACCCGCGCAACGTCCTTTCGATCAAAAGCGCTAAAGAGTTCCACGTCAACGGCTCCAGCCCTGGAAGCATCGAGAAAATAGTAAAAGACATATGCGACAGGCTTGGAAAGCCGCTCCCCGACCTGGAAATTACCATCGAGGAAGAGATACCGGCACACGCCGGCTTCGGCTCAAAGACGCAGATGTGCCTCGCCCTCGCATACGCCGTCTGCAAGGAATACGATATACAGTACAACGGCGTAGAGGCGCTGGCCCGCCTGGTGGGAAGGGGTGGGACTTCAGGCATAGGGGTGCGGGCCTTCGATAAGGGGGGCTTCATACTCGACTGCGGCCACAGCTTCGGCAAGGGCAAGGAAAAGGACTCCTGCCTCCCGTCATCAGCCTCAAAGGCAAAGCCAGCGCCCATGGTGTTAAGGTGCGACATACCTGAGGATTGGCGTTTCATACTCGCAATGCCCCTCAACGACGAGGGCTCCCACGGCCAGTCCGAGGTGGACATCTTCCAGTCATCCTTCCCGCTCGACGAGGCTGAGATAGGCCGTGTTTGCCGCGTCATATTAATGCAGATGGTACCCGGCATCCTGGAGAAAGATATAGAAACGTTTGGCGCTGCCATAAATAGGCTACAGGAGATAGGCTTCAAAAAAGTCGAGGTCAAGCTCAAATCCCCTCTCGTGCCCGGCCTTTTGAAGGTCATGAACGAGGCGGGCTCCTATGGCAGCGGCATGAGCTCCTTCGGCCCCACCGTATACGGCCTGACCGATAACAATAAGAGTGCCCGCGACATCCAGAAAGCAGTCTCCGGCTACCTCGACGATTTGGGAATAGCCCATAAGTGTTGGATTGCCGAGCCAAATAACCATGGCATGTGGGTAAAAAGGATAGCAAGCGAAAAAGAAGCGACAATGCCCATCCCTGTACCTGGCGAGCAAACATAA
- a CDS encoding methanogenesis marker 9 domain-containing protein produces the protein MSDLFDLKAGYVTFKNPVAVASMAGITDSGVFDKFHDAGLYILGGYSIDEAAMGASKEMVKRGRKEFISDDVFNLIESELKKVSGKGVAIGINVRATSTEPFLRAAELAKKYGAIIEINAHCRQEEMVALGIGEAMLKDRISLARLVSEAKKTGAVISLKMRSGVVDDVKLCRTLEKAGLDIIHVDAVGMRGANLNAIKKIRDSTSLFIIGNNSIVNYESAQAMLSAGSDMISVARAAMSNPKFISGLVSYVEEQQRQTGWYNAPSHICRGGDLRGLTWCCPPIKDCPVHGALARANLSPEKFARIKLNFGKGTKLERGSTTCFGSMVWCCKFNKPCYLREESMAENNLDYKEYTLLKKKLSEEIIRNIDKDKVVT, from the coding sequence ATGTCCGACCTTTTTGACCTGAAAGCTGGGTACGTCACGTTCAAAAACCCGGTCGCCGTCGCCTCTATGGCAGGCATTACCGATAGCGGGGTTTTCGATAAGTTCCATGACGCGGGGCTTTACATCCTTGGTGGCTATAGCATCGACGAGGCCGCAATGGGCGCGTCGAAGGAGATGGTAAAGAGAGGGAGAAAGGAGTTCATCTCTGATGATGTCTTTAATCTTATCGAGTCTGAGCTAAAAAAGGTCTCGGGTAAAGGGGTGGCAATCGGCATCAACGTGCGGGCCACGTCTACCGAGCCTTTCCTGAGGGCTGCCGAGCTGGCGAAGAAATATGGGGCCATAATAGAGATAAACGCCCATTGTAGGCAGGAGGAAATGGTAGCGCTGGGCATAGGGGAAGCCATGCTAAAGGACCGCATATCACTGGCACGGCTCGTCTCCGAGGCCAAAAAGACGGGGGCGGTCATCTCTTTAAAGATGCGCTCCGGAGTTGTGGACGACGTTAAGCTATGCCGCACGCTTGAAAAGGCCGGGCTTGACATAATACACGTGGACGCAGTGGGCATGAGAGGCGCAAACCTGAATGCAATCAAAAAGATCCGTGACTCAACCAGCCTTTTCATCATCGGCAATAACTCTATCGTTAATTATGAGTCGGCGCAGGCCATGCTCTCCGCAGGGTCCGACATGATATCCGTCGCGCGTGCGGCCATGAGCAACCCGAAGTTCATCAGCGGGCTTGTCTCATATGTCGAGGAGCAGCAAAGGCAGACCGGCTGGTATAATGCGCCCTCGCACATATGCAGAGGTGGAGATTTAAGGGGCTTGACGTGGTGTTGCCCCCCCATCAAGGATTGCCCTGTACACGGAGCACTTGCGAGGGCTAACCTGAGCCCGGAAAAGTTCGCCAGGATAAAGCTTAACTTCGGCAAGGGCACGAAGCTCGAACGGGGGAGTACGACGTGCTTTGGCAGCATGGTCTGGTGCTGCAAGTTTAACAAGCCTTGCTACCTCCGTGAGGAGTCGATGGCCGAGAATAATCTGGACTATAAAGAATATACGCTGTTGAAGAAGAAGCTCTCGGAAGAGATAATAAGGAATATCGATAAGGATAAGGTTGTTACCTGA
- a CDS encoding DUF447 domain-containing protein, protein MVSVDDIIKEGITEAIVTTVSKDGVPNAAPMGIIRQGKKYFIRMYADTKTFKNVSDTGYLVANFTDDSRVYAKSAFRDLEPAYFQFDDGMVPPRLKDAAGWAYFRCRVEDAVILEAVSAKIARCCVPTYSRGFGAVIEAAIVGTRLRFYRGDEGIKKIREYEAVVKKCGSPADIEAMRMLKEILGLI, encoded by the coding sequence ATGGTTTCCGTCGATGACATCATTAAAGAGGGCATTACCGAGGCAATTGTCACGACCGTCTCTAAGGACGGGGTGCCAAACGCGGCTCCCATGGGCATCATAAGGCAGGGCAAAAAATATTTTATCCGCATGTATGCTGACACTAAGACTTTTAAGAATGTTTCTGATACTGGCTATCTCGTCGCGAACTTCACCGACGATTCCAGGGTTTACGCCAAATCCGCGTTTAGGGACCTTGAGCCGGCGTATTTCCAGTTTGATGATGGCATGGTTCCCCCCAGGCTAAAGGATGCTGCTGGTTGGGCTTATTTTAGGTGCCGGGTTGAGGATGCTGTGATCCTGGAGGCGGTTTCGGCGAAAATTGCGAGGTGCTGCGTCCCCACATATAGCCGCGGCTTCGGGGCGGTCATCGAGGCGGCCATCGTGGGCACGCGGCTGCGTTTCTACAGGGGGGATGAGGGCATTAAAAAAATAAGGGAATACGAGGCCGTCGTGAAGAAATGCGGGAGCCCTGCTGACATCGAGGCCATGAGAATGCTTAAGGAAATATTGGGCCTCATTTGA
- a CDS encoding sodium-translocating pyrophosphatase, which translates to MDYTILAPIAGILALIAAGYFAYSVLRENPGTERMRQISGAVQEGAMAFLNRQYRTIAIFAVIIFIILGFAISWYVAGGFVLGAVLSAAAGYIGMNISVRSNVRTAEAAKGGLAKALSVAVRGGSVTGLAVVGLGLLGISGVYLIAAYVLTPAGQPVDLKPLVGLGFGASLISLFARVGGGIYTKAADVGADLVGKVEAGIPEDDPRNPAVIADNVGDNVGDCAGMGADLFETYIVTALAAILLGSIPAIQNSLTSSYGLAASAVANLATFPLLLGAAAIIATIISIFFIRLGSSNNIMGALYKGLIAATVLSIILFYVADLYLLGGNVGIFIASLVGLGVMAAIFMITEYYTGTGHRPVNEVAKASVTGAGTNIITGIAMGLEATALPVLVIVVGIFLAYYFAGLYGIAIAAVAMLSVTGIIVTIDSYGPITDNAGGIAEMAELPPEVRKHTDALDAVGNTTKAVTKGYAIGSAALAALALFAAFKADIPLPPEQLNLSVDNPVVLIGLFIGGAMPFLFSALCMLAVGRAAFKIVEEVRRQFKEIPGIMEGTAKPDYGKCVDIVTVGALKQMALPGLLAVLTPLVVGFILGPAALSGLLLGVIITGLMLALHMTSAGAAWDNAKKFIEAGNYGGKKSDAHKAAVVGDTVGDPYKDTAGPSLNALIKVMNTISLIFIGLITTYYLLR; encoded by the coding sequence ATGGACTATACCATACTTGCGCCAATCGCAGGCATCCTGGCATTGATAGCGGCAGGATACTTCGCCTACTCGGTGCTCAGGGAAAACCCTGGCACGGAAAGGATGAGGCAGATATCAGGCGCTGTACAGGAAGGCGCGATGGCGTTCTTGAACAGACAGTACAGGACCATAGCGATATTCGCTGTCATCATATTTATCATACTCGGCTTTGCCATTAGCTGGTACGTGGCGGGGGGCTTCGTGCTAGGGGCCGTGCTGTCCGCCGCTGCCGGGTATATCGGCATGAATATCTCCGTCCGCTCGAACGTTAGGACGGCTGAGGCGGCCAAGGGCGGGCTCGCAAAGGCGCTATCGGTCGCGGTAAGGGGCGGCTCGGTAACGGGCCTCGCAGTGGTAGGATTAGGGCTGCTGGGCATTAGCGGCGTCTACCTTATCGCAGCATACGTGCTAACCCCTGCGGGGCAGCCGGTAGACCTGAAGCCATTGGTAGGGCTGGGCTTCGGGGCGAGCCTTATCAGCCTGTTCGCCAGGGTTGGCGGCGGCATCTACACTAAGGCGGCTGACGTGGGAGCAGACCTGGTGGGCAAGGTCGAGGCGGGCATACCCGAAGACGACCCAAGGAACCCGGCCGTCATCGCCGACAATGTAGGAGATAACGTGGGCGACTGCGCCGGCATGGGAGCCGACCTGTTTGAGACGTACATCGTGACGGCCCTTGCAGCCATACTTCTCGGCAGCATCCCCGCCATCCAGAATAGCCTCACGTCGAGCTATGGATTAGCGGCCTCAGCGGTCGCAAACCTTGCGACCTTCCCCCTGCTCCTGGGCGCGGCCGCAATCATAGCGACGATAATATCAATATTCTTCATCAGGCTGGGGTCGAGCAATAACATCATGGGCGCCCTCTATAAGGGGCTTATAGCGGCTACTGTCCTATCAATCATCCTGTTCTACGTGGCCGACCTGTACCTTCTCGGAGGCAACGTCGGGATATTCATCGCCTCGCTCGTCGGGCTCGGCGTGATGGCGGCAATATTCATGATAACAGAGTACTACACGGGCACGGGCCACAGGCCGGTCAACGAGGTGGCCAAGGCCTCGGTTACCGGCGCGGGCACGAACATCATCACTGGAATAGCGATGGGGCTTGAGGCCACAGCGCTGCCCGTACTGGTCATCGTTGTGGGCATCTTCCTGGCATATTACTTCGCAGGCCTCTATGGCATCGCCATAGCTGCCGTGGCCATGCTCTCCGTGACGGGCATAATCGTCACGATTGACTCCTATGGCCCCATCACAGACAACGCGGGCGGCATCGCCGAGATGGCCGAGCTGCCCCCGGAGGTCAGGAAACACACGGATGCGCTGGACGCGGTGGGAAACACCACGAAGGCGGTGACGAAGGGCTATGCCATAGGCTCGGCGGCGCTTGCAGCTTTAGCCTTATTCGCGGCGTTTAAGGCGGACATCCCGCTGCCCCCGGAGCAGCTCAACCTTTCAGTTGACAACCCGGTTGTGCTCATCGGCCTCTTCATAGGCGGTGCAATGCCATTCCTGTTTAGCGCCCTATGTATGCTGGCCGTTGGTCGCGCCGCCTTCAAGATAGTCGAGGAGGTCAGGCGCCAGTTCAAGGAGATTCCGGGCATTATGGAGGGTACGGCGAAGCCGGACTACGGTAAGTGCGTGGACATCGTCACAGTGGGCGCCTTGAAGCAGATGGCTCTGCCAGGCTTGCTTGCGGTTTTGACCCCGCTTGTCGTGGGCTTTATCCTTGGGCCTGCCGCCCTCAGCGGCCTTCTCCTTGGCGTCATCATCACGGGCCTTATGCTGGCCCTGCATATGACCTCCGCTGGCGCAGCCTGGGATAACGCCAAGAAGTTCATAGAGGCGGGCAACTATGGCGGCAAGAAGAGCGATGCGCATAAGGCTGCAGTCGTCGGCGACACGGTTGGCGACCCCTACAAGGATACGGCCGGCCCATCGCTAAACGCCTTGATCAAGGTCATGAATACCATCTCGCTGATATTCATCGGCCTGATCACCACGTACTACCTATTGAGATGA
- a CDS encoding DUF4258 domain-containing protein: MSKKPRISVGHIKKLIKDGRVEFNEHGLYRSIQRNITIDQAIYTIMNGELIEKNENITPYPTAKFRCEIDGKMLIVHITQSRFYIVIRTVYWES, from the coding sequence TTGAGCAAAAAACCCAGGATTAGCGTTGGGCATATCAAAAAGTTAATCAAAGACGGAAGGGTCGAATTTAATGAGCATGGCTTATACAGGTCAATTCAAAGAAATATAACAATCGATCAGGCAATTTACACAATTATGAACGGTGAGCTTATTGAGAAAAATGAGAACATAACTCCATATCCCACGGCAAAATTCAGGTGTGAAATAGACGGTAAAATGCTGATAGTCCATATTACTCAATCAAGGTTTTATATCGTAATAAGGACCGTCTACTGGGAATCATGA
- a CDS encoding triphosphoribosyl-dephospho-CoA synthase — protein sequence MDGYFTPSFLARCAALAMILEVSGTPKPGNVDRDHDYAGTRYEDFLASAVGVYPVLEKACREGGIGSLILEASGESVRWQGGGNTHFGAYILLFPLLKAAMLGPPDRLRENAIDIVKETTVEDAVDFYRAFSVVDVRMKRPQDLGEAERALDVSSESAIDELRKRGITLYGVMQASSKNDMIAREWVDGFRRSFKAADKIFTKRRAGTMNDAIVLSYLELLAEEPDTFIVKKYDMDKALYVQGLAIDVLERRMTLRELSHRLYIEKINPGSTADLIIAGLFIALLNGMKV from the coding sequence ATGGATGGATATTTTACCCCCTCCTTTTTAGCGCGCTGTGCAGCGCTCGCGATGATACTCGAGGTTTCCGGCACCCCTAAGCCTGGTAACGTGGACCGTGACCACGATTATGCGGGCACAAGGTACGAGGATTTTTTGGCGTCCGCCGTGGGGGTTTATCCCGTCCTCGAAAAGGCCTGCAGGGAGGGTGGTATAGGGTCACTAATCCTGGAAGCGTCGGGGGAAAGCGTGCGCTGGCAGGGCGGCGGCAACACACATTTTGGCGCCTATATCCTTCTTTTCCCGCTGCTCAAGGCCGCCATGCTCGGGCCTCCGGACCGGCTGCGGGAGAATGCCATCGACATCGTCAAGGAGACGACCGTTGAGGATGCCGTGGACTTTTACCGGGCCTTCTCCGTGGTCGACGTGAGGATGAAAAGGCCTCAAGACCTTGGCGAGGCCGAGAGGGCGCTCGACGTAAGCAGCGAGAGCGCTATAGATGAATTGAGAAAGAGGGGCATCACGCTGTATGGCGTCATGCAGGCATCTTCAAAAAACGATATGATAGCCAGAGAATGGGTGGACGGGTTCAGGCGCTCCTTCAAGGCCGCTGATAAGATATTTACTAAGCGTAGGGCTGGCACGATGAACGACGCCATAGTCCTATCCTACCTGGAGCTTCTGGCCGAGGAGCCGGACACCTTCATAGTAAAGAAATACGACATGGATAAGGCCCTGTATGTGCAGGGCCTGGCCATAGACGTGCTGGAGAGGCGGATGACGCTCAGGGAGCTATCGCACCGGCTATATATCGAGAAGATTAACCCGGGGTCTACGGCAGACCTCATCATTGCAGGCCTGTTCATCGCCCTTTTAAACGGGATGAAGGTGTGA
- a CDS encoding type II toxin-antitoxin system MqsA family antitoxin, with protein sequence MMAILYIEKKLKNSTEWSKRMAQYRCCFCNGKRKRGKADYMIKLGEEVIIIKNVPVLICENCGERFYSLGVSRKMEKIIKAYREGTIPLAASKTILATEIAFSTNMAAFSA encoded by the coding sequence ATGATGGCAATCTTATATATAGAAAAAAAGTTAAAGAATAGTACAGAGTGGTCGAAAAGAATGGCTCAATACAGGTGCTGCTTCTGCAATGGAAAAAGAAAACGAGGTAAAGCGGACTACATGATAAAATTAGGCGAAGAAGTGATTATAATCAAAAACGTGCCAGTCCTTATATGTGAAAACTGCGGAGAACGATTTTACTCGCTGGGGGTCTCAAGAAAGATGGAAAAGATAATCAAGGCATACCGTGAAGGCACGATACCTCTCGCTGCATCTAAGACGATTCTGGCAACAGAGATTGCATTTTCAACAAATATGGCGGCATTTTCCGCATAA
- a CDS encoding type II toxin-antitoxin system HicA family toxin — protein MPKQPAVNAKKLIKFLNRLGYRFSRQKGSHIVLGKNRL, from the coding sequence GTGCCGAAGCAGCCAGCAGTTAATGCAAAAAAGCTGATAAAATTTTTAAACAGGCTAGGCTATAGGTTCTCACGCCAAAAAGGGAGCCATATTGTTTTAGGGAAAAATCGATTATAA